A single region of the Ziziphus jujuba cultivar Dongzao chromosome 10, ASM3175591v1 genome encodes:
- the LOC107410543 gene encoding uncharacterized protein LOC107410543, giving the protein MKSLSSSSHLLHLIFILILSNSASATEFKLNIPRLSPIGGLTLDDIQTSSSSLSSDFETFYYTQTLDHFNYRPESYTTFQQRYVINSKYWGGSKINAPILAYFGAEAPLDGDLTSIGFLTDNALQFNAFLVYIEHRYYGKSIPFGSRKEALRNASTLGYFNSAQAIADYAAILLHLKKKLDAQYSPIIVIGGSYGGMLASWFRLKYPHITLGALASSAPILYFDDITPQDGYYSIVTKDFREISENCYQTILNSWSEIDKIAVEQNGLLTLSQKFQTCEPLQESSELKLYLQSLYSRAAQYNRPPKYPVSQICGGIDGAPVGSDILDKVFAGVVARLGNISCYVNQPQNVSETTVGWRWQTCSEMVIPIGRGNDTMFPPAPFDLNAFTNRCIELYGVPPRPHWVTTYYGGHDIKLILQRFGSNIIFSNGLKDPYSSGGVLDDISDSILAVHTLNGSHCLDITRANESDPQWLVQQRKIEVKIIEGWISKYYADLAAFRK; this is encoded by the exons ATGAAATCTCTTTCATCTTCATCCCACCTGCTCCATCTCATTTTTATTctgattctctcaaactctgCCTCTGCGACAGAGTTTAAGCTTAATATTCCGAGGCTTAGTCCAATCGGAGGGTTAACTCTCGACGACATCCaaacttcatcttcatctttgtcGTCGGACTTCGAAACATTTTACTACACACAAACACTTGATCATTTCAACTACAGGCCAGAAAGTTACACAACTTTTCAACAAAGATATGTgatcaattccaagtattgGGGTGGCTCCAAGATTAATGCACCAATTTTGGCTTACTTTGGAGCAGAAGCACCATTGGATGGTGATCTAACAAGTATTGGGTTTCTCACTGATAACGCCCTTCAATTTAATGCCTTCCTGGTTTATATAGAG CATAGGTACTATGGGAAATCAATTCCATTTGGATCAAGGAAAGAAGCTCTAAGAAATGCAAGCACTCTTGGGTATTTCAATTCAGCTCAAGCAATAGCAGATTATGCAGCTATACTCTTGCATCTGAAGAAGAAACTAGATGCTCAATACTCACCAATCATTGTTATCGGAGGATCCTATGGAGGAA TGCTAGCTTCATGGTTTAGACTAAAGTATCCCCATATAACCCTTGGAGCTCTGGCCTCATCAGCTCCAATTCTTTACTTTGACGACATTACACCACAAGATGGATACTACTCAATTGTCACCAAGGATTTCaga GAAATAAGTGAGAATTGCTACCAAACCATACTAAATTCATGGTCTGAAATCGATAAAATTGCTGTGGAACAAAACGGTCTTTTGACGCTTAGCCAAAAGTTCCAAACTTGCGA ACCATTGCAGGAGTCATCAGAACTGAAGTTGTACCTGCAATCACTGTATTCCAGGGCAGCCCAGTACAATCGGCCACCCAAATATCCGGTTAGTCAGATCTGTGGAGGGATTGACGGAGCTCCAGTTGGAAGCGATATACTTGACAAGGTATTCGCAGGTGTCGTTGCTCGTCTTGGAAATATATCTTGCTATGTCAATCAACCCCAAAATGTTTCTGAAACTACTGTGGGTTGGAGATGGCAG ACATGCAGTGAAATGGTGATACCTATAGGCCGCGGCAATGATACAATGTTTCCACCTGCCCCTTTTGATCTAAACGCCTTCACCAACCGTTGTATTGAGTTGTATGGTGTCCCTCCTCGCCCTCATTGGGTCACTACTTATTATGGAGGTCat GATATAAAACTCATACTCCAAAGGTTTGGTAGCAATATCATTTTCTCCAATGGGCTGAAAGACCCTTACAGTAGTGGCGG GGTGTTGGACGACATATCAGACAGCATTTTAGCCGTTCATACACTCAATG GGTCACATTGCTTAGATATTACTAGAGCAAATGAAAGTGATCCACAATGGTTAGTCCAGCAGCGCAAGATCGAGGTGAAGATTATTGAAGGATGGATTTCAAAGTATTATGCAGATCTTGCAGCctttagaaaataa